From Streptomyces sp. NBC_00690, a single genomic window includes:
- a CDS encoding slipin family protein has protein sequence MIEALVIAAVAVASGLVLYAMAAARVVKQYERGVVFRLGRLRGGIKGPGFTMIVPALDRLRKVNMQVVTMPVPAQEGITRDNVTVRVDAVVYFRVVDPANAIVEVEDYRFAVSQMAQTSLRSIIGKSDLDDLLSNREKLNQGLELMIDSPAMGWGVQIDRVEIKDVSLPEAMKRSMARQAEADRERRARVINADAELQASKKLAAAAGVMSQEPAALQLRLLQTVVAVAAEKNSTLVLPFPVELLRFLERAQQPQQAQSAQQLSAGSGERTDPSASVADREDDSPEGQPHAAASPQTTSPVGTRGTPPTRKDSVAHPMASTASRRGNLPPAA, from the coding sequence ATGATCGAGGCACTGGTGATAGCCGCGGTGGCCGTCGCATCCGGTCTTGTGCTCTACGCGATGGCGGCAGCCCGTGTGGTCAAGCAGTACGAGCGGGGTGTGGTGTTCCGGCTGGGGCGGCTGCGCGGCGGGATCAAAGGACCCGGATTCACCATGATCGTCCCGGCTTTGGACCGCCTGCGGAAGGTCAACATGCAGGTGGTGACCATGCCGGTGCCGGCACAGGAGGGCATTACCCGCGACAACGTCACGGTTCGTGTTGACGCCGTCGTCTACTTTCGAGTGGTCGATCCGGCCAACGCCATCGTCGAGGTCGAGGACTATCGGTTCGCGGTCTCTCAGATGGCCCAGACCTCACTGCGTTCGATCATCGGCAAGAGCGATCTGGATGATCTCCTGTCCAACCGGGAGAAGCTCAACCAGGGGCTTGAACTCATGATCGACAGCCCTGCGATGGGTTGGGGCGTGCAGATCGACCGGGTCGAGATCAAGGACGTGTCACTGCCCGAGGCCATGAAGCGGTCCATGGCGCGGCAGGCCGAGGCCGACCGTGAGCGCCGCGCCCGGGTGATCAACGCGGACGCAGAGCTCCAGGCGTCGAAGAAGCTGGCAGCGGCGGCGGGAGTGATGTCCCAGGAACCGGCGGCCCTCCAGTTGCGGCTGCTTCAGACGGTGGTCGCCGTGGCCGCGGAGAAGAACTCCACCCTGGTGCTTCCCTTCCCGGTGGAACTGCTCCGCTTCCTGGAGCGGGCCCAGCAACCGCAGCAGGCTCAGTCGGCGCAGCAGCTTTCGGCAGGCAGCGGGGAGCGGACGGATCCGTCCGCATCCGTCGCTGATCGTGAGGATGACTCCCCGGAGGGCCAGCCGCACGCAGCCGCGAGCCCTCAGACGACGAGCCCCGTCGGTACGCGCGGGACTCCGCCGACCCGTAAGGACTCGGTGGCGCATCCGATGGCATCGACGGCTTCGCGCAGGGGGAACCTACCGCCTGCTGCCTGA
- a CDS encoding class I SAM-dependent methyltransferase, producing the protein MTTRRHAGHQGTGPGAITPDGCSVELYARLGPQDEPDIIQAAVPERSSILELGSGVGRLTHPLIERGFTVTAVDESPEMLERVRGARTLCSSIEVLQLGERFDVVLLASFLINTSEPAARRRMLRTCRDHVTDDGCVLIQREGADWHTQVPRERVDPSGYTMRIVSEPVGGGVYRARAEYVFPDVTWTQTFRSRPLAKQEFAECLAEAGLAVESYLTADDTWVRARPVS; encoded by the coding sequence ATGACCACAAGGAGGCACGCAGGACACCAGGGGACCGGACCGGGCGCGATCACCCCCGACGGCTGCTCGGTCGAGCTCTACGCCCGACTGGGTCCGCAGGACGAGCCGGACATCATCCAGGCCGCCGTTCCCGAGCGGTCGAGCATTCTTGAACTCGGTAGCGGGGTCGGACGGCTGACCCATCCCCTCATCGAGCGCGGGTTCACGGTCACCGCCGTCGATGAGTCACCCGAGATGCTGGAGAGGGTCCGGGGTGCCCGCACCCTGTGTAGCTCCATTGAGGTGTTGCAACTCGGCGAGCGGTTCGACGTGGTTCTCCTCGCCTCCTTCCTGATAAACACCAGCGAGCCGGCAGCGCGCCGGCGCATGCTGCGGACCTGTCGTGATCATGTGACCGACGACGGCTGTGTGTTGATCCAACGGGAGGGCGCGGACTGGCACACGCAGGTTCCGCGAGAGCGGGTGGATCCGTCCGGCTACACCATGCGGATCGTGTCCGAACCGGTGGGAGGCGGTGTGTACCGCGCACGTGCGGAGTACGTGTTCCCGGATGTGACCTGGACGCAGACGTTTCGGAGCCGTCCGTTGGCCAAGCAGGAGTTCGCGGAGTGCTTGGCCGAGGCGGGCCTCGCCGTTGAGTCCTACCTGACCGCCGATGACACCTGGGTGCGGGCGCGACCGGTCTCCTGA
- a CDS encoding DUF6343 family protein, which yields MRTGSEPVTARSALRLRFWLSVWGFVWSAAGTAVFSLTGHPGWAAAFGALLVIVTIDLSMIVHHIHQGSHYQPGRDVPPYEPVHGQNRPRPRPPAGPHRA from the coding sequence ATGCGCACAGGTAGTGAACCCGTCACCGCACGCAGTGCTCTGCGACTGCGGTTCTGGCTGAGCGTGTGGGGATTCGTCTGGTCCGCCGCGGGCACGGCCGTATTCAGCCTCACGGGACACCCCGGCTGGGCAGCGGCCTTCGGAGCGCTCCTGGTGATCGTGACCATCGATCTGAGCATGATCGTCCACCATATTCACCAGGGATCGCACTACCAGCCGGGCCGGGATGTACCCCCGTACGAACCCGTGCACGGACAGAACCGCCCGAGGCCACGACCACCGGCGGGACCGCACCGCGCCTAG
- a CDS encoding tetratricopeptide repeat protein: MPNSNPDTHVIDFRAAEQLLAARDPRGAVKLLDSVIGAHPENTAARLLRARAFFAAAQLRAAELEFELVLEREPDNAFAHFALARTFERSGRPEQARRHFRLAAALDPKPEYLKAARFDAPS, encoded by the coding sequence GTGCCCAATAGCAACCCGGATACGCACGTCATCGACTTCCGCGCAGCCGAGCAGCTGCTCGCGGCGAGGGATCCGCGTGGCGCCGTGAAGCTCCTGGACTCGGTCATCGGCGCCCATCCCGAGAACACCGCCGCTCGGCTGCTCCGCGCTCGCGCCTTCTTCGCCGCGGCCCAACTGCGGGCTGCTGAGCTCGAATTCGAGTTGGTGCTGGAACGCGAGCCCGACAATGCCTTCGCCCACTTCGCCCTGGCGCGTACATTCGAGCGCTCGGGCCGTCCTGAGCAGGCCAGACGCCATTTCCGGCTGGCTGCGGCCCTCGATCCCAAACCGGAGTATCTAAAGGCCGCGCGCTTTGATGCACCGAGCTGA
- a CDS encoding DUF3592 domain-containing protein, whose amino-acid sequence MEPIFAVFTAMAGLVAMLAGAYGLRHTRRITGSCHFALALVKPPPPGALRPLLTYETLDGRVVETVSPVALDPTSGSVRLWYDPADPYDVVIDGHQRTAVDRALIVAGVGLLALGLGLATAVLIAAMAG is encoded by the coding sequence GTGGAGCCCATCTTTGCCGTCTTCACGGCCATGGCAGGACTCGTAGCGATGCTCGCCGGGGCGTACGGTCTGCGCCACACCCGCCGCATCACCGGCTCGTGTCACTTCGCCCTCGCGCTGGTCAAGCCACCGCCGCCGGGTGCCCTACGCCCTTTGCTGACGTACGAGACCTTGGACGGCAGGGTGGTGGAGACCGTCTCCCCGGTGGCGCTCGACCCGACCAGCGGCAGCGTCAGGCTCTGGTACGACCCGGCCGATCCGTATGACGTCGTCATCGACGGGCACCAGCGCACAGCAGTGGACCGAGCACTCATCGTCGCGGGGGTCGGGCTGCTGGCGCTCGGTCTGGGGCTTGCCACTGCCGTCCTGATCGCTGCCATGGCCGGCTGA
- the coaE gene encoding dephospho-CoA kinase, whose product MLSVGLTGGIGAGKSEVSRLLASYGAVLIDADRIAREVVEPGTPGLAAIVETFGPGVLGADGSLDRPKLGSIVFADPERLAALNAIVHPLVRARSQALEEAAAPDAVVVHDVPLLTENELARLYDLVIVVDASTKTQLERLVRVRGMADSEARARMAAQATREERRAIADLVIDNDGPLEALEPQVRTVWAELKKRAAGR is encoded by the coding sequence ATGCTGTCCGTGGGCCTGACCGGTGGAATCGGCGCCGGCAAGAGTGAAGTCTCCCGACTGCTGGCCTCCTACGGGGCGGTGTTGATCGACGCCGATCGCATCGCTCGTGAAGTGGTCGAGCCCGGCACCCCCGGCCTCGCGGCCATTGTGGAGACCTTCGGCCCGGGCGTGCTCGGTGCCGATGGCTCACTGGACCGACCGAAGCTCGGATCGATCGTCTTCGCCGATCCCGAGCGGCTCGCCGCCCTCAACGCGATCGTGCATCCACTGGTGAGGGCGCGCTCACAGGCATTGGAGGAGGCCGCAGCTCCCGATGCGGTGGTGGTCCATGACGTTCCCCTCCTCACTGAGAACGAACTGGCTCGGCTGTACGACCTGGTCATCGTTGTGGACGCGTCGACGAAGACCCAGTTGGAGCGGTTGGTCCGCGTACGTGGAATGGCTGACTCCGAGGCGCGGGCGCGCATGGCTGCGCAGGCCACCCGTGAGGAGAGGCGTGCCATCGCCGATCTCGTGATCGACAACGACGGGCCCTTGGAGGCCCTGGAGCCCCAGGTGCGCACGGTGTGGGCCGAGCTGAAAAAGCGAGCGGCAGGACGCTGA
- a CDS encoding PAC2 family protein — protein MLDPQGLYEWEPKGLAVVDMALAQESAGLVMLYHFDGYIDAGETGDQIVGNILDSLPHQVVARFDHDKLVDYRARRPLLTFRRDRWTAYETPTIEVSLVQDATGAPFLLLSGPEPDVEWERFAAAVAQIVERLGVRLSVNFHGIPMGVPHTRPVGLTPHGNRTDLMPGHRSPFDEAQVPGSAESLIEFRLMEAGQDVLGVAAHVPHYVARSSYPDAALTALEAITAATGLVLPGVAHTLRTEAHRTQNEIERQIGEGDEELVGLVQGLEHQYDAMAGAETRGNLVAEPVDLPSADEIGREFERFLAEREGDG, from the coding sequence GTGCTTGATCCCCAGGGATTGTACGAATGGGAGCCCAAGGGCCTCGCGGTCGTCGATATGGCGCTCGCGCAGGAGTCAGCGGGCCTGGTCATGCTGTACCACTTCGACGGATACATCGACGCGGGGGAGACCGGCGACCAGATCGTCGGCAACATCCTCGACTCACTGCCGCACCAGGTCGTGGCTCGTTTCGATCACGACAAGCTGGTGGACTACCGGGCCCGGCGCCCGCTGCTGACCTTCCGGCGTGACCGGTGGACCGCGTACGAGACTCCGACCATCGAGGTGAGCCTCGTCCAGGACGCCACGGGCGCGCCCTTCCTTCTGCTCTCCGGGCCCGAGCCCGATGTGGAGTGGGAGCGGTTCGCCGCCGCCGTGGCGCAGATCGTCGAACGCCTCGGGGTGCGTCTGTCGGTCAACTTCCACGGCATCCCCATGGGCGTGCCGCACACTCGTCCGGTCGGTCTCACACCTCACGGCAACCGCACGGATCTCATGCCCGGCCACCGCAGTCCCTTCGACGAGGCGCAGGTTCCGGGCAGCGCGGAGTCCCTCATCGAGTTCCGGTTGATGGAGGCCGGCCAGGACGTGCTGGGCGTTGCCGCCCACGTGCCGCACTACGTGGCTCGTTCGTCCTACCCCGATGCAGCGTTGACCGCACTCGAAGCGATCACCGCCGCCACCGGGCTCGTACTGCCGGGCGTCGCCCACACCCTGCGCACCGAAGCCCATCGCACCCAGAACGAGATCGAGCGCCAGATCGGTGAGGGCGACGAGGAACTCGTCGGGCTGGTGCAGGGCCTTGAGCACCAGTACGACGCCATGGCGGGCGCGGAGACCCGGGGCAACCTCGTCGCTGAGCCTGTTGATCTACCGTCCGCGGACGAGATCGGGCGGGAGTTCGAGCGCTTCCTCGCGGAGCGCGAAGGCGACGGCTAG
- the rpsA gene encoding 30S ribosomal protein S1, protein MTSSTETTATPQVAVNDIGNEEAFLAAIDETIKYFNDGDIVDGVIVKVDRDEVLLDIGYKTEGVIPSRELSIKHDVDPNEVVKVGDEIEALVLQKEDKEGRLILSKKRAQYERAWGTIEKIKEEDGIVTGTVIEVVKGGLILDIGLRGFLPASLVEMRRVRDLQPYVGKELEAKIIELDKNRNNVVLSRRAWLEQTQSEVRQTFLTTLQKGQVRSGVVSSIVNFGAFVDLGGVDGLVHVSELSWKHIDHPSEVVEVGQEVTVEVLDVDMDRERVSLSLKATQEDPWQQFARTHQIGQVVPGKVTKLVPFGAFVRVDEGIEGLVHISELAERHVEIPEQVVQVNDEIFVKVIDIDLERRRISLSLKQANESFGADPASVEFDPTLYGMAASYDDQGNYIYPEGFDPETNDWLPEFDTQREAWETQYAEAQQRFEQHQAQVIKSREADEAAAAEGGTAAPAAAPASGSYSSESDDNSGALASDEALAALREKLAGGQS, encoded by the coding sequence ATGACGAGCAGCACCGAGACCACCGCCACTCCGCAGGTAGCGGTCAACGACATCGGTAACGAGGAAGCCTTCCTCGCCGCGATCGACGAGACGATCAAGTACTTCAACGACGGCGACATCGTCGACGGCGTCATCGTGAAGGTCGACCGGGACGAGGTCCTGCTCGACATCGGTTATAAGACCGAAGGTGTGATCCCGAGCCGCGAGCTCTCGATCAAGCACGATGTTGACCCCAATGAGGTTGTCAAGGTCGGCGACGAGATCGAGGCCCTTGTTCTCCAGAAGGAGGACAAGGAAGGCCGCCTGATCCTCTCGAAGAAGCGCGCCCAGTACGAGCGTGCCTGGGGCACCATCGAGAAGATCAAGGAAGAAGACGGGATCGTCACCGGTACCGTCATCGAGGTCGTCAAGGGTGGTCTCATCCTCGACATCGGCCTCCGCGGCTTCCTCCCGGCCTCCTTGGTCGAGATGCGCCGTGTTCGCGACCTCCAGCCGTACGTTGGCAAGGAGCTTGAGGCCAAGATCATCGAGCTGGACAAGAACCGCAACAACGTGGTCCTGTCCCGCCGTGCCTGGCTGGAGCAGACCCAGTCCGAGGTTCGCCAGACGTTCCTCACCACCCTCCAGAAGGGGCAGGTCCGCTCCGGCGTCGTGTCCTCGATCGTCAACTTCGGTGCCTTCGTGGACCTGGGTGGCGTCGATGGTCTGGTTCACGTCTCCGAGCTCTCCTGGAAGCACATCGACCACCCCTCCGAGGTTGTCGAGGTCGGCCAGGAAGTCACCGTCGAGGTTCTCGACGTCGACATGGACCGCGAGCGTGTCTCCCTGTCGCTCAAGGCGACGCAGGAAGACCCGTGGCAGCAGTTCGCCCGTACGCACCAGATCGGCCAGGTCGTTCCCGGCAAGGTCACCAAGCTGGTTCCGTTCGGTGCGTTCGTGCGCGTCGACGAGGGCATCGAGGGCCTGGTCCACATCTCCGAGCTGGCCGAGCGCCACGTGGAGATCCCGGAGCAGGTCGTTCAGGTCAACGACGAGATCTTCGTCAAGGTCATCGACATCGACCTTGAGCGTCGTCGGATCAGCCTCTCGCTGAAGCAGGCCAACGAGTCCTTCGGTGCTGACCCGGCTTCGGTCGAGTTCGACCCGACGCTGTACGGCATGGCCGCGTCGTACGACGACCAGGGGAACTACATCTACCCCGAGGGCTTCGACCCGGAGACCAACGACTGGCTGCCGGAGTTCGACACCCAGCGCGAGGCGTGGGAGACCCAGTACGCCGAGGCGCAGCAGCGCTTCGAGCAGCACCAGGCCCAGGTCATCAAGTCCCGCGAGGCCGACGAGGCCGCTGCTGCCGAGGGTGGCACCGCCGCTCCGGCCGCCGCGCCCGCCAGCGGTTCCTACTCCTCGGAGTCGGACGACAACTCCGGCGCCCTGGCGTCGGACGAGGCGCTCGCAGCCCTGCGTGAGAAGCTGGCCGGAGGCCAGAGCTGA
- a CDS encoding class I SAM-dependent methyltransferase, which produces MIQHPQDPTDSARPAALREPLPADELEPEATRRVADATESSRASRSWWDRNADEYQSEHGSFLGDDRFVWGPEGLDEAEAGLLGPAEELKGLDVLEIGAGAAQCSRWLAARGARPVALDLSHRQLQHALRIEAETAAGGAPALVQADAGALPFHDGSFDLACSAYGAVPFVSDPVRVFSEVRRVLRPGGRWVFSVTHPIRWAFPDEPGPEGLSISASYFDRTPYVEQDEQGRAVYVEHHRTIGDRVRDVVASGFRLVDLVEPEWPAWNAQEWGGWSPLRGSLIPGTAIFVCERD; this is translated from the coding sequence ATGATCCAGCATCCTCAAGATCCTACGGATTCCGCACGCCCCGCGGCTCTCCGTGAACCCCTACCCGCCGATGAGCTCGAACCCGAGGCGACCAGGCGTGTCGCGGATGCCACGGAGAGCAGCCGGGCCAGTCGGAGCTGGTGGGACCGGAACGCCGACGAGTACCAGAGCGAGCACGGTTCCTTCCTTGGGGACGACCGCTTCGTCTGGGGTCCGGAAGGACTCGACGAGGCCGAGGCAGGGCTGCTCGGTCCCGCAGAGGAGCTGAAGGGCCTCGACGTGCTGGAGATCGGGGCCGGCGCGGCGCAGTGCTCGCGCTGGCTGGCCGCGCGTGGAGCGCGCCCGGTGGCTCTGGACCTCTCCCACCGACAGCTCCAGCACGCGCTGCGCATCGAGGCGGAGACTGCGGCGGGCGGCGCCCCCGCGCTGGTCCAGGCGGATGCGGGTGCGCTGCCGTTCCATGACGGCTCGTTCGATCTGGCGTGTTCCGCATACGGAGCGGTGCCCTTCGTCTCCGACCCGGTGAGGGTCTTCTCGGAGGTGCGTAGGGTCCTGCGGCCGGGCGGTCGCTGGGTCTTCTCCGTGACCCATCCGATCCGCTGGGCGTTCCCGGACGAGCCGGGGCCCGAGGGGCTCAGCATCAGCGCCTCCTACTTCGACCGCACTCCCTATGTGGAGCAGGACGAGCAGGGGCGTGCGGTGTATGTGGAGCACCACCGGACCATCGGTGACCGGGTACGGGACGTGGTGGCGAGCGGCTTTCGGCTGGTGGATCTGGTGGAGCCGGAGTGGCCCGCGTGGAACGCCCAGGAGTGGGGAGGCTGGTCGCCGCTGCGGGGGAGTTTGATACCGGGGACAGCGATCTTCGTCTGCGAGAGGGACTGA
- the hrpB gene encoding ATP-dependent helicase HrpB, translating into MIRTDALDRLPVREAVPALLAALDERGTAVLHSPPGTGKTTLVPLVLAGLVGAGPGRRVLVAEPRRMAVRAAAQRMAWLLGQEPGQSVGFTVRGQRSVGPSTRVEVVTTGVLLQRLQRDPELAGVDVVLIDECHERHLDADTALAFLADVRATLRPELKLIAASATGDSPAWADLLGTLDASGPAPVVSSSGTGFEVAVHFAPPPAGIRPAHGTWVDAGLLRHVAGTVRLALDRHPGDVLCFLPGTGEIARTAGMLDGVEAEVLQLHGRAPAAVQDAVLSGSKGRRRVVLATSVAESSLTVPGVRVVVDSGLAREPRTDHARGLGSLATVPVSIAAATQRRGRAGREAAGAVYRCWAEADDLRRPRFPSPEIRTADLASFALRVSCWGDPSAAGLALLDAPPAGAMAAAREVLAAVGAVDTSGRATERGIQMSRIGLHPRLARALLDGAPAVGERRAAEIVALLSEEPPREYGDDLAAAWRAARHGRDGYTARWRAETRRLASALPEATGRGEDSSSRGDRSGIGDDTAAGLVTALAFPERVARTRGAGAFLMASGTAAEVRGGSGLGGVSWLAVAVADRPMTAAAARVRLAAVVEEDIALSAAGHLLSAGEEVRWHDGDVVARSVRRLGAIELSAQPLRNPPADLVREALLDGLRREGWGLLRWTREAHDLRHRLGFLHRELGSPWADVSDEALLARSDEWLEPELSRAKRRSDLGRIPAREALQRLMPWASGQAARLEELAPERIEVPSGSRIRVDYSGAQPVLAVKLQELFGLGQTPSVAGVPVLLHLLSPAGRPAAVTADLASFWKEGYRSVRAELRGRYPKHPWPLDPSTAEPTRHTKARMAKGGSREP; encoded by the coding sequence ATGATCCGAACCGACGCACTCGACCGGCTGCCGGTCCGCGAGGCCGTCCCCGCACTGCTGGCAGCTCTCGACGAGCGCGGCACCGCGGTTCTGCACTCACCACCCGGCACGGGCAAGACCACCTTGGTGCCCTTGGTCCTCGCCGGTCTGGTCGGGGCTGGACCGGGCAGGCGCGTCCTGGTCGCCGAACCCCGGCGGATGGCGGTGCGAGCGGCAGCCCAGCGGATGGCCTGGCTCCTGGGGCAGGAGCCCGGGCAGTCGGTCGGCTTCACCGTGCGCGGCCAGCGCAGCGTCGGCCCCTCGACCAGGGTCGAGGTCGTCACCACCGGTGTCCTGCTCCAGCGCCTCCAGCGGGATCCCGAACTCGCGGGTGTGGATGTCGTGCTCATCGACGAGTGCCATGAACGTCATCTCGACGCCGACACCGCACTCGCCTTCCTGGCGGATGTACGAGCGACGCTGCGGCCGGAGCTCAAGCTCATCGCGGCCTCCGCCACCGGAGACTCTCCGGCCTGGGCCGATCTGCTCGGCACTCTGGATGCATCGGGGCCTGCTCCGGTCGTGTCGAGCTCGGGTACGGGATTCGAGGTCGCCGTCCACTTTGCCCCGCCGCCCGCGGGCATCCGTCCGGCGCACGGGACCTGGGTGGACGCCGGCCTCCTCCGCCATGTCGCGGGCACCGTCCGTCTGGCGCTCGATCGCCACCCGGGAGACGTCCTGTGCTTTCTACCAGGGACCGGTGAGATCGCCCGGACCGCCGGAATGTTGGACGGGGTGGAAGCGGAAGTCCTTCAGCTGCACGGGCGCGCACCCGCGGCGGTGCAGGACGCGGTGCTGAGCGGCAGCAAGGGCCGTCGGCGCGTGGTGCTCGCCACCTCGGTCGCGGAGTCGAGCCTGACCGTGCCCGGTGTGCGCGTGGTCGTCGACTCCGGGCTCGCCCGCGAGCCGCGCACTGACCATGCACGTGGTCTCGGTTCCCTGGCGACGGTCCCCGTCTCGATCGCGGCGGCGACACAGCGGCGGGGGCGAGCAGGGCGCGAAGCGGCCGGCGCCGTCTATCGCTGCTGGGCGGAGGCCGACGATCTACGGCGCCCCCGGTTTCCCTCACCCGAGATCAGGACGGCGGACCTGGCGTCCTTCGCTCTCCGTGTCTCCTGTTGGGGAGACCCTTCGGCGGCCGGTCTTGCGCTGCTCGACGCCCCTCCGGCAGGGGCCATGGCGGCGGCCCGGGAGGTGCTTGCGGCGGTGGGGGCGGTGGACACCTCCGGTCGGGCCACCGAGCGAGGCATACAGATGTCCCGCATCGGACTGCATCCGCGGCTGGCCCGAGCACTGCTGGACGGCGCCCCCGCCGTGGGCGAACGGCGGGCGGCCGAGATCGTCGCGCTCCTCAGCGAAGAGCCACCGCGTGAGTACGGTGACGATCTCGCGGCGGCGTGGCGTGCGGCCCGTCACGGCAGGGACGGCTACACCGCACGGTGGCGCGCCGAGACCAGACGGCTGGCATCGGCTCTGCCCGAGGCAACGGGTCGGGGCGAGGACTCATCCAGCCGGGGAGATCGCTCCGGTATCGGCGACGACACTGCGGCGGGGCTGGTCACGGCACTCGCGTTCCCCGAGAGAGTGGCGAGGACACGCGGAGCAGGAGCCTTCCTCATGGCCTCGGGTACGGCTGCCGAGGTTCGGGGAGGTTCCGGGCTGGGCGGTGTGTCCTGGCTGGCGGTGGCCGTGGCGGATCGGCCCATGACCGCGGCAGCAGCCCGGGTCCGACTTGCCGCCGTGGTGGAAGAGGACATCGCCCTGTCGGCCGCCGGGCATCTGTTGAGCGCCGGCGAGGAAGTCCGATGGCACGACGGTGATGTGGTGGCCAGGAGCGTGAGGCGACTGGGCGCCATCGAGTTGTCCGCGCAACCTCTGCGCAACCCTCCTGCTGATCTGGTCCGTGAAGCGCTCCTCGACGGTCTGCGGCGAGAGGGGTGGGGGCTGCTGCGCTGGACACGGGAGGCCCACGACCTGCGCCATCGGCTCGGCTTTCTGCACCGGGAGTTGGGCAGCCCCTGGGCTGATGTGTCGGATGAGGCGCTGTTGGCCCGGAGCGATGAGTGGCTGGAGCCGGAGTTGTCCCGCGCCAAACGACGGTCGGACCTGGGTCGCATCCCCGCACGGGAGGCATTGCAGCGGTTGATGCCATGGGCAAGCGGCCAAGCGGCCAGATTGGAGGAGCTCGCACCCGAACGGATCGAGGTGCCGAGCGGCTCCCGGATACGGGTGGACTACAGCGGCGCCCAACCGGTGTTGGCGGTCAAGCTCCAGGAGTTGTTCGGGTTGGGGCAGACCCCCTCGGTCGCGGGAGTACCCGTGCTGTTGCACCTTCTCTCCCCCGCGGGCAGACCAGCCGCCGTCACTGCTGATCTGGCCTCCTTCTGGAAGGAGGGATATCGATCGGTTCGGGCGGAGTTGCGTGGCCGGTATCCCAAGCACCCTTGGCCACTGGACCCATCGACCGCAGAACCGACCCGGCACACCAAGGCCCGTATGGCCAAGGGAGGATCACGAGAACCGTAG